The nucleotide sequence TTATTGAAAATTTGGTTAGTAAGTACAATTTAAACCAATTTCATATAGTGGGCAATTCTTTAGGCGGACATATTGGCTTGGTATATGCCATTAACAATATAAACAAAGTAGCTTCTATAACACTTACAGGTAGTTCCGGTCTTTTTGAAAACTCGCTGGGAGGTAGCTATCCAAATAGGAAAGATTATAATTTTGTAAAAAAGAAAACAGAAGAAACTTTTTATGATGCTAAAAATGCCAGTAAAGAATTAGTAGATGAAGTATTTGAAACGGTTAATAATAGAGAAAAAGCACTAAGAACTATTTCCTTGGCTCGGTCGGCAGTTAGGCATAATTTAAGAAGTGAATTATATAAAATAACCTGCCCTGTAAATTTAATTTGGGGCAAAGAAGATACAATAACGCCTCTGTTTGTGGCAGAAGAATTTAAAAAATTACTACCCAATGCTCAATTAAATATAATAAATCAATGCGGACACGCCCCTATGATGGAGCAACCCGAACAGTTTAATAATTATTTGGAGCAGTTTTTGAATACATTAAATAAAAAGGAGCAAAAGTGTTAGCTAAATTTGCCATAGAAGAAAGTATTCCTTATCTAAAACTAACCGATGAAATAGGTTTTGCTTTAGACTTAATGGAAGAATACAAACAAGAACATCTACCTGTAGTAAAAGGTAAAAAATTAATAGGTGTGGTATCTGAGCAGCAACTTTTAGATGCTACGGAAGAAAAAACACTTGCCGATTTTAAATTCCCATTTACAAAAATAGCGGTAAATGAAAATGCTCATCTTTTTGATGCCATGAAAGCAGGCTACGAATGCAATAGCAGTGTGCTTCCGGTAGTAGATGACAATGAAAATTATAAGGGATTAATTTCGCCTAAAAGTTTATTGATAAAGCTGTCAGAATTTAACTTTGCCAGCGAAATAGGCGGTATTTTTGTCATAGAACTTAATGCCAATGACTATTCTTTAGCAGAAATAGCTCGTTTGGTAGAGTCTAATAATGCATCTATATTATCAATAGCAACTGCAAAATTAGCCGACATAAACAAAATACAAGTTACGGTAAAAGTAAACACATTAGATCTTACCTATATTATAGCCACTTTAGAGAGATACGAATACAACATAACGTATATATTTCAGCACACGGAGCAATTAGACCACTTAAAAGAACGCTATAATGAGCTAATGAACTACATGGATATGTAATTTTGTAGTGAAATAGTTTTTCGGCATACTTATTGCTAAAAATGTAGTACAATATTTATTAACCATTAAAAACAAAATTTAAACTATGGGATTATTTCAATTTGTAAAAAACGCTGGTGCTAAATTATTCAAAAAAGAAGAAAAAGTTTCTGAAGAAGATAAAACAAAAGCACTTTTAAACCACATTAGAGGTTTTAATTTAAGAACCGAAGGCGTAACTGCCTCATTAAGTGGTGCTACGGTAACGCTTAGTGGCACTGTAGATACACTACAAGAAAAAAATAGAATTATAATGGCTGCCGGAAACATAGACGGTGTTGAAGCAGTACAAGATAATATTACTATAGAAGAAAAAGTAGAAGTAAAAGAAGACGAGCAACAATTTTATACCGTAAAATCTGGCGACTACTTGTCTAAAATAGCTAAGCAAGTTTATGGCGATGCTAACAAATACAATATTATTTTTGAAGCTAACAGACCTATGCTTTCTGATCCGGATAAAATTTACCCTGGTCAAAACTTAGTGATACCAAGATTAAGCTAAAATATAATAATAGCTAAATGTAAAAAGTCCTTTCAAAAAAATGAAAGGACTTTTTTTATCTTATATCCAAAAACCTGTTTAGTAGTTGCTTACCAAATACTCTATATAGTGTGGCAATTGTGTGCCTAAATAATAAGGTAAGTTTAATAACTTAAATGCTTTTTTTTGATTAGGTGTACTATGGTCTTCTATTGAAAAAACTCCACCATATATTCTAATAGCGTAATGGTGGTTGCTCCTTTCAACAAATTCATGTAGCGATTTAAGCGAACCGGTTGCTCCGGATTTAATTTCAATAGGAATAATTTTGTCTTTGTATTGAATAACCAAATCCACTTCGGCTTGCGATTGTGCTTTTTCTCTTACCCAAAAATTAGGTTTGGGATTGTTTATTGTGTTTAAAGATATAATTTCTTGGGCTATTATGTGAGGTATAATTGCTCCTTTGTATGCTTTGCTTAAATCATTTAAGGATAATAATTCTGTTTGTATTTTTAGGTCATAGTTTACCAGTCCGGTATCTAAAAATTGTAATCTTGGCGATTTTTTTATATCCGGCTTTATGGGTACTTCTATATCTGTGGTAGGATATATTAATTGAATAATATTAGCAGCATCTAAGTTTCTAAATGCTTCGCCAACTTCTCTAGATTTATAATTTGAATTTCCAAAATGTTGAAATTTTACTCTTTGATCAATATATAGAGAAGAAACATTCATTATGTGTTTTATTACATTTCGTTCTGTTTGGTTATTGGTATATTTTTCTATATCATTTTTGTAGCTGGCCCAAATACTTTCATAAATTTTTGGCAGATCAGAAATGCTTTCATTTTCAATATAGCTTTTTACAATTTCGGGCATGCCTCCAATTATGGCATAGGTGTTAAATAAGTTAAGTAACGTTTTGTGTGCAAATTCTTTTATGGGCAACTGATGAAGTGCTTCATAAGCCTGTTTTTGGTTAAGGGCTAATAAAAATTCCGAAAAATTTAGTGGATGCAAATAGAGATACTCAACTCTGCCAACAGGAAAACTTTTTATTGTTTTAATTGAAAACTCAAGCAAAGAGCCTGCTGCAATTATATGAATTTGAGGAATTTCTTCGTAAAAATAGCGAAGT is from Chitinophagales bacterium and encodes:
- a CDS encoding alpha/beta hydrolase, translating into IENLVSKYNLNQFHIVGNSLGGHIGLVYAINNINKVASITLTGSSGLFENSLGGSYPNRKDYNFVKKKTEETFYDAKNASKELVDEVFETVNNREKALRTISLARSAVRHNLRSELYKITCPVNLIWGKEDTITPLFVAEEFKKLLPNAQLNIINQCGHAPMMEQPEQFNNYLEQFLNTLNKKEQKC
- a CDS encoding CBS domain-containing protein, which translates into the protein MLAKFAIEESIPYLKLTDEIGFALDLMEEYKQEHLPVVKGKKLIGVVSEQQLLDATEEKTLADFKFPFTKIAVNENAHLFDAMKAGYECNSSVLPVVDDNENYKGLISPKSLLIKLSEFNFASEIGGIFVIELNANDYSLAEIARLVESNNASILSIATAKLADINKIQVTVKVNTLDLTYIIATLERYEYNITYIFQHTEQLDHLKERYNELMNYMDM
- the lysM gene encoding peptidoglycan-binding protein LysM, yielding MGLFQFVKNAGAKLFKKEEKVSEEDKTKALLNHIRGFNLRTEGVTASLSGATVTLSGTVDTLQEKNRIIMAAGNIDGVEAVQDNITIEEKVEVKEDEQQFYTVKSGDYLSKIAKQVYGDANKYNIIFEANRPMLSDPDKIYPGQNLVIPRLS
- a CDS encoding ATP-binding protein — protein: MKIERHISNKLKEWKSSNNRKPLILRGARQVGKTTLVKHFSKTFRHAILLNLEKASDVRFFNDYDSVQTIKDALFFEYNITNNNTEDTLLFIDEIQESPKAIQQLRYFYEEIPQIHIIAAGSLLEFSIKTIKSFPVGRVEYLYLHPLNFSEFLLALNQKQAYEALHQLPIKEFAHKTLLNLFNTYAIIGGMPEIVKSYIENESISDLPKIYESIWASYKNDIEKYTNNQTERNVIKHIMNVSSLYIDQRVKFQHFGNSNYKSREVGEAFRNLDAANIIQLIYPTTDIEVPIKPDIKKSPRLQFLDTGLVNYDLKIQTELLSLNDLSKAYKGAIIPHIIAQEIISLNTINNPKPNFWVREKAQSQAEVDLVIQYKDKIIPIEIKSGATGSLKSLHEFVERSNHHYAIRIYGGVFSIEDHSTPNQKKAFKLLNLPYYLGTQLPHYIEYLVSNY